One window of Chionomys nivalis chromosome 10, mChiNiv1.1, whole genome shotgun sequence genomic DNA carries:
- the LOC130883008 gene encoding dnaJ homolog subfamily C member 15-like — MVTGVAAKEALRYAEYLPPSTQRPDADIDHGAGRRLIAVGLGVGAVAFAGRYTFQIWKPLQQVITETARKISSPSLSSYYKGGFEPKMSRREASLILDVSQSASKAKIQAAFNKMMRLNHPDRGGSGYLAGKIIEAKNLLLSFTKLK; from the coding sequence ATGGTCACCGGTGTGGCCGCCAAAGAGGCGCTGCGTTACGCCGAATACCTGCCCCCTTCCACTCAAAGACCGGATGCCGACATCGACCACGGCGCGGGAAGAAGGCTGATAGCGGTAGGACTAGGTGTTGGAGCTGTTGCATTTGCAGGTCGCTATACATTTCAAATCTGGAAGCCTCTACAACAAGTAATCACCGAAACAGCAAGGAAGATTTCGTCACCGAGCCTTTCATCCTACTATAAAGGAGGATTTGAGCCGAAAATGAGTAGGCGAGAAGCTAGTCTTATTTTAGATGTAAGTCAATCTGCTAGCAAGGCCAAGATTCAAGCAGCATTCAATAAAATGATGAGGTTGAACCATCCAGACCGAGGTGGATCTGGTTACTTAGCAGGAAAAATAATTGAAGCAAAGAACTTGCTACTATCATTCACCAAACTTAAGTGA